The region TTACCTGATATAGGCTCTTTGTCATGTTATTTGTTATACAGAAGAATAGGATGTTGGAATCTTAGTACTACGATGGGTTTGACTGATTCTGAAAATTTGCAATTTTCTTCAGTGCTGTTGTTACAAATAACATCATGCAATCTCTGCTAGCATACTTCTAGTTCACAAATTACTTCTGAGCTTAATCAGTGAATTGTTTAATGCCATAGGTATTACCAGGGTGGAGTGGAATGTGGACTGTGTTGCACTTGGACTATTTCATGATGAATGCCAttcaatatgatttttttttttcttttttctagtCCATATTCTAGTGATATTATGAATATTGAACCTTCCACTGCCTTATTTGTAGATATGGAGTAGCAACGCCTAGCAGTGGAGGTCAAGTAAACAGCATGAAGTCCAAAGCATTGTCAAACCTTAGATGGCGGCGGGTAGTGCTCAAAATTAGTGGAGCAGCTCTTACTGGATCTGATACCTGCAATCTTGACCCTAAGGTTTGTGGTTTGGATGTACCTCGGCTCAAATGGAAAAACAGTTGTGCTATGGTTATTCATATGGAGAAAATTTGACTATTTTGTTTGATTCGTGACCCTAGCCTTTTCCAAGTAGGGGTCTAAATGTTTTCTGCATATGACGAAACTTATTCCACTTGTTTGTTGAAATTAATTGTCAGGTGGCCATGTTAGTTTCAAGTGAAGTTGCAATAGCTTCCCGCCTTGGCGTCGAGGTATCAATTCTCTTCATTGTCTTCTGGTTCTGGCATTCTGCCACCCTTTCAGTTTAGCTGAAGCTTATGTCTTTCTGTTTGATATTTCAGGTGGTGATTGTTGTTGGAGGTCGTAATTTCTTCTGTGGAGATGCTTGGGTGACTGCGACAGGCTTAGAAAGATGTACTGCATACCAAGTTGGGTAAGGTTAATCACTAAAAATTCAATGCAAATTCTAATAATGCCACTGAAAATTTACTAGTAGTCTTTCACACAAAGAAAATAAATGGAAAAATGGATTTTGATCTCAGCATCCGTGCCCTTGTTAGTTATTACTAATGGACGAgccaaaaaataaaagagaactTCTAATCGAAAATGTGATGTGGGCGAGAGAGAGCTCCTTGGTGGTGCTACTGCTAGAGAAGGCCACCGCGGTTAGAATCACCTAGGAGGGATTTCATTTGTCCTGTGTCTTGTCTATGTTTATTATCTCTTCTGACTGGATGTGCCTCTGCTTATGATTTGCATAAACCCATTCTTCTCCTTCCTATAGTTGCTATTCTGAGTTTCTTTCATTTAGTTGCATATTCAAATTTGGGCACTTTCGATTTTAACGAATATATTTGTATTGAACTACGTATAAAAGTTATTTCCTTTGTAATAGTTTAAGTGCTTCCAACTTATGTTATTTGACTTTGTAGGCTTCCCATTGTGCTCAGGCAAGTATCATCCTGATGCCTTGCACATGGGTTAATATTGGGGCCGCCTCTCTGGCGTTTTAGTCCATATGTTACGTACTTGTATTGCCATAAAATCTTCTTAATCTTCCTGGTTAATATATTTTCTGAAGTGATTTGCTTTTGTTTCTACTTTACTTTAAAACATTGACCTGAACGAATAGTGGCTTCTTAAGCGCAGCATGATGGCAACTGTGATGAATTCAATATTGCTCCAATCAACTCTAGAGAAGATGGGTGTTCAGACTCGTGTACAAACTTCATTAGCCATGCAGGAGTTTGCTGAACCATACAATAGGCAGCGGGCCATCAGACATCTTGAGAAAGGAAGAGTTGTTATATTTGGCGGTGTTGGTATAGGTGCTGGCAACCCCCTATTCTCAACTGACATTGCTGCAGCTCTTCGTGCTTCAGAGCGTATGCTCCCGTCCATCTTTTttcatactttttctttttagtaAGCATTAGCATATATCTAATTATCTTTCTCCTTCTACTTTGCAGTTAATGCTCAGGCTGTCCTCAAAGGTACCAACGTAGATGGCGTATATGACTGCAACTCACGAGACAACAATTTCACTTTCGAGCATATATCCTTCAGGGAATTGGCATCGAGAGGAGTCACCTCTATGGATATGTCAGCACTGACATTCTGTGAGGAAAATGCTATTCCAGGTTAGTATGTTGCATTTGGTCCTTTTATGGGTGTGTTTCTGACTTTGGTGCTTCAACTATTCCTTTGCTTAGGAAATACATATGCATTGCCATTTCTATTTGCGCCTTGCACTTACAGTGGGTCTCAAATAGGTCCTGTAGCACACTTGAATCCCTAGACACTGCCTCCTTGGTGCCATTTTGCTTTTATATTGAAGTTTATGAGTATCCCAACATTGTTTTCATTTTATAAGTTGTCTCAAATAGGCACTTTGAAGTTTGAATGTACTTTTGGCTAACTTGACCGTAAAACAAACACGCACGAGATTATTGAAGCCACCGAGGAAGCAGACAATTTATTACGTAGTTATTTGATGGATTTTGCTGCCATTTAAATGTGCAGTTGTGGTTTTTAATCTATTGGCACCTGGGAACATCTCAAAAGCTTTGTGTGGAGAACAAGTTGGCACACTAATTGACCAAGCTGGAGCAATAAGCTAACATTTGCTTCAACcgatttaattattattaggcgTCACTAAATTAAGTGGGATTCTGACCACCATGGAGATACTTGGATAAGGAAATATCAAAGCTGCAGAGATTCAGAGTGTGTGTAGTGGAAATTGTATTTTGGAGCCGAAGTCACAAATTCCCTGTCACCATGTTTTTTAGGTGGTAGTTGTTGTACCTTTAATATATAtctgtaaaaa is a window of Lotus japonicus ecotype B-129 chromosome 5, LjGifu_v1.2 DNA encoding:
- the LOC130721299 gene encoding uridylate kinase PUMPKIN, chloroplastic — protein: MASCGDDDDDDFSLLRDDNHDHHLHQPYAPHHHNHHFTSQPKPVNVDDDAAAEDYGNPFDDDAVSEKRKDHDEIGEGTSPYAFNKRPRSTSTCGSGGGGAEYRKDREEWSDTAIMCLLEAYTEKFTQLNRGNLRGRDWEEVAAVVSERCENQSKSVEQCKNKVDNLKKRYKLERHRMNNGCISSSHWPWFKQMEHIVGNSLPTKFSDEDKALVPASNSPRQSKRYGVATPSSGGQVNSMKSKALSNLRWRRVVLKISGAALTGSDTCNLDPKVAMLVSSEVAIASRLGVEVVIVVGGRNFFCGDAWVTATGLERCTAYQVGMMATVMNSILLQSTLEKMGVQTRVQTSLAMQEFAEPYNRQRAIRHLEKGRVVIFGGVGIGAGNPLFSTDIAAALRASELNAQAVLKGTNVDGVYDCNSRDNNFTFEHISFRELASRGVTSMDMSALTFCEENAIPVVVFNLLAPGNISKALCGEQVGTLIDQAGAIS